In one window of Opitutus sp. GAS368 DNA:
- a CDS encoding arsenate reductase ArsC → MTTKTPYKVLILCTGNSARSILGEYLLRAKGQGRFEVHSAGSHPTGRVNPLAVRTLREKYGIEAGGARSKSWDEFKAVRFDFVITVCDNAKEACPIWPGQPMIAHWGSPDPAAVEGTEEEKFQFFVNVASQIARRVDLFCAFPDDRLLDAVAVRDVGRQFKLEGEAGLKR, encoded by the coding sequence ATGACCACCAAGACTCCCTACAAGGTTCTCATCCTTTGCACCGGCAACTCGGCCCGCAGCATCCTCGGCGAATACCTGCTGCGGGCGAAGGGCCAGGGCCGCTTCGAGGTGCACAGCGCCGGCTCGCACCCGACCGGCCGCGTCAACCCGCTCGCGGTGCGCACGCTTCGCGAGAAATACGGCATCGAGGCCGGCGGCGCCCGCTCGAAATCGTGGGACGAGTTCAAGGCTGTGCGGTTCGATTTCGTGATCACGGTCTGCGACAACGCAAAAGAGGCGTGCCCAATCTGGCCGGGCCAGCCGATGATAGCCCACTGGGGTTCCCCGGACCCTGCCGCCGTCGAAGGCACGGAAGAGGAGAAATTCCAGTTCTTCGTCAACGTGGCCTCGCAAATCGCCCGTCGCGTGGACCTGTTTTGCGCCTTCCCGGACGACCGGTTGCTCGATGCCGTCGCCGTGCGCGACGTGGGGCGGCAGTTCAAGCTGGAGGGCGAGGCCGGCCTGAAGCGCTGA
- a CDS encoding DUF6428 family protein, with protein MNLQELKACLQKCPELGLAIALPDGRRVPAHCHVTEVGHVTKKFVDCGGAFRASEACVLQTYVGSSVDDGHRLTAGKLAHILGFADSFLPTGELPVEVEYEDELVSQYRVEGAGLVGDVLTLQLGLKHTDCLAKEKCGIDEGCGCSNEPESAEAGSGACC; from the coding sequence ATGAACCTGCAAGAACTGAAGGCCTGCCTGCAAAAATGTCCCGAACTCGGTCTGGCCATCGCATTGCCGGACGGCCGCCGCGTGCCGGCCCATTGCCACGTGACCGAGGTCGGGCACGTGACGAAGAAGTTTGTCGACTGCGGCGGCGCCTTCCGCGCCTCCGAGGCGTGCGTGCTGCAAACCTACGTGGGATCATCCGTGGACGACGGCCACCGGCTGACCGCCGGCAAACTGGCGCACATTCTCGGGTTCGCGGATTCTTTTTTGCCCACGGGTGAACTTCCGGTCGAGGTCGAATACGAGGATGAGCTTGTTTCGCAGTATCGTGTCGAGGGTGCCGGCCTGGTCGGCGATGTCCTGACCCTGCAGCTCGGTCTCAAGCACACCGATTGTCTCGCCAAGGAGAAATGCGGCATCGACGAGGGTTGTGGCTGCAGTAACGAACCTGAATCTGCCGAAGCCGGCAGCGGGGCGTGCTGCTGA
- the hisC gene encoding histidinol-phosphate transaminase, whose protein sequence is MTFAELANKGILTQPVYEPGKPIDQVARELGLDPAGIVKLASNENPFGPSPKAMAAAERAVREMNLYPDGGYYALRQKLAAKWSLGLDQFIIGDGSNELLELLGHAFLAPGVEGVMHQSSFIVYKLVTLMFGATPVEVPLVNMQQDLKSLAAAITPRTRLVFLASPSNPVGAVNSAAEITALVRGLPPHVILVLDEAYAEYLDEVFDLRPLIAEGRKVIGLRTFSKIYGLAALRVGYGYAAPELIAIVQRARQPFNVNGIAVAAAGAALDDHEFVEKCRRENAAGRTFLGDGFKRLGLAFVPGGGNFLLVKVGDGAAVFAALQSRGLITRPVKPYGLPEWLRITVGTRAQNERLLAALAEVIRV, encoded by the coding sequence ATGACTTTTGCCGAACTCGCCAACAAGGGGATCCTGACGCAGCCGGTGTATGAACCGGGCAAGCCGATCGACCAGGTGGCGCGCGAGCTCGGCCTGGACCCGGCGGGCATTGTCAAGCTGGCGTCGAACGAGAATCCCTTCGGGCCGTCGCCCAAGGCGATGGCGGCGGCGGAGCGCGCCGTGCGCGAGATGAACCTCTACCCCGATGGCGGCTACTACGCCCTGCGGCAGAAACTGGCGGCCAAGTGGAGCCTCGGCCTGGACCAGTTCATCATCGGCGACGGGTCGAACGAACTGCTCGAGCTGCTCGGCCACGCGTTCCTTGCGCCGGGCGTTGAGGGCGTGATGCACCAGTCGTCCTTCATCGTCTACAAGCTGGTCACGCTGATGTTCGGGGCGACGCCCGTCGAGGTGCCGCTGGTCAACATGCAGCAGGACCTCAAGTCGCTCGCCGCGGCCATCACGCCGCGCACGCGCCTGGTCTTCCTCGCGAGCCCGAGCAACCCGGTGGGCGCGGTCAACAGCGCGGCGGAGATCACGGCGCTGGTGCGCGGGCTGCCGCCGCACGTCATCCTCGTGCTCGACGAGGCGTATGCGGAGTATCTCGACGAGGTGTTCGACCTGCGGCCGCTGATCGCGGAAGGACGGAAGGTGATCGGCCTGCGGACCTTCTCGAAGATCTACGGGCTGGCGGCGCTGCGCGTCGGCTACGGCTACGCCGCCCCGGAGCTGATCGCGATCGTGCAGCGCGCGCGGCAGCCATTCAACGTGAACGGCATCGCCGTCGCGGCGGCCGGCGCCGCGCTCGACGACCATGAATTCGTGGAGAAATGCCGGCGCGAGAATGCGGCGGGGCGGACGTTCCTGGGCGACGGATTCAAGCGGCTCGGGCTCGCGTTCGTGCCCGGCGGCGGAAATTTTCTGCTGGTGAAGGTGGGCGACGGCGCCGCGGTGTTTGCCGCGTTGCAGTCCCGCGGCCTGATCACGCGACCGGTCAAGCCCTACGGCCTGCCGGAATGGCTGCGCATCACCGTGGGCACCCGCGCGCAAAACGAGCGCCTGCTGGCGGCCCTGGCGGAAGTCATCCGTGTCTAG
- a CDS encoding DUF3568 family protein — protein MKHSIQSAHGSVRVLLVALGLALAATGLTGCFAVVAAGAAGTGVAWYRGQLEANLGNNIDAVFTASQKALTQLEFANISNQKSSVDAQLVSRTALDKKVEVRLEKVTDRSTKVIIRVGVFGDETLSMSILDKIKAAL, from the coding sequence ATGAAACATTCCATTCAGTCTGCCCATGGATCCGTTCGTGTTCTCTTGGTTGCTCTCGGGCTGGCCCTGGCGGCCACCGGCCTGACCGGCTGTTTCGCCGTTGTGGCCGCGGGTGCCGCGGGCACCGGGGTGGCTTGGTATCGAGGCCAGCTCGAGGCCAATCTGGGCAACAATATCGATGCCGTCTTCACCGCATCGCAAAAGGCGCTCACCCAGCTGGAGTTTGCCAACATCAGCAACCAGAAGAGCAGCGTCGACGCCCAGCTCGTTTCCCGCACCGCGCTTGATAAAAAAGTCGAGGTCAGGCTCGAGAAGGTGACGGACCGTTCCACCAAGGTGATCATCCGCGTCGGGGTTTTCGGCGACGAAACCCTGTCTATGTCCATCTTGGACAAGATCAAAGCCGCCCTTTGA
- a CDS encoding DEAD/DEAH box helicase, producing MLRKLISKIRQTFTADAKRPETKPAHPKSNRPAPKGAQPRHDKRGGHAPRSEAPRPAAPTHAPVRPAAHAPRAAQAAKPLPEVPKMDTPFTALGLGDRIAYAVQKKGYETPTPIQAQAIPVVLSGKDVIGSAQTGTGKTAAFSLPILQRLGTHGPIRCLVLEPTRELALQVEESFKEYSKFTDLRTTVIYGGVGYGKQREDLAHGMDILVATPGRLLDFMEQGEIKLDQVQTLVLDEVDRMLDMGFLPDVKRIVAKVPKSRQTLFFTATLPPEIEQLAAWALRDPFKISVSRERSTAETISHAFYPVVQAQKFELLAHLLEQTQYHSVIIFSRTKSGADYVASRLKQAGHTCAVMHSDRSQQERVDALKGFKSGKHEVLVATDIAARGLDIADVSHVINFDVPENPEDYVHRIGRTGRAQKTGDAFTLVTEETWRDARSIERFIGMSIEWKKVEGFNYTYSGIFDGGGMPQAAPEKPKSRLMRGGRR from the coding sequence ATGCTACGTAAGTTAATTTCCAAGATCCGGCAGACCTTCACCGCGGACGCCAAGCGCCCCGAAACCAAACCGGCCCACCCCAAGTCCAACCGGCCCGCGCCCAAAGGCGCCCAACCCCGCCACGACAAACGGGGCGGTCATGCCCCCCGTTCCGAGGCGCCCCGGCCGGCCGCGCCGACCCACGCCCCGGTCAGGCCCGCTGCCCATGCGCCGCGCGCCGCCCAGGCCGCCAAGCCGCTGCCCGAGGTGCCGAAGATGGACACGCCTTTCACCGCGCTCGGACTCGGCGACCGCATCGCCTACGCCGTGCAGAAGAAAGGTTACGAGACCCCGACACCCATCCAGGCCCAGGCCATCCCGGTCGTGCTCAGCGGCAAGGACGTCATCGGCTCCGCCCAGACCGGCACCGGCAAGACCGCGGCCTTCTCGCTGCCGATCCTCCAGCGGCTCGGCACGCACGGCCCGATCCGCTGCCTCGTGCTTGAGCCCACCCGCGAGCTCGCGCTGCAGGTCGAGGAGTCGTTCAAGGAATATTCCAAGTTCACCGACCTGCGCACGACCGTCATCTACGGCGGCGTCGGCTACGGCAAGCAGCGCGAGGACCTGGCGCACGGCATGGATATCCTCGTCGCCACCCCGGGCCGGCTCCTCGACTTCATGGAACAGGGCGAGATCAAGCTCGACCAGGTCCAGACGCTCGTCCTCGACGAGGTGGACCGCATGCTCGACATGGGCTTCCTCCCCGACGTGAAGCGCATCGTGGCCAAGGTGCCGAAGTCGCGCCAGACGCTGTTCTTCACCGCCACGCTGCCGCCCGAGATCGAGCAGCTCGCCGCGTGGGCGCTGCGCGATCCGTTCAAGATTTCCGTCAGCCGCGAGCGCTCGACCGCCGAGACCATCTCGCACGCGTTTTATCCCGTGGTGCAGGCCCAGAAGTTCGAGCTTCTCGCGCACCTGCTTGAGCAGACCCAATACCACAGCGTCATCATCTTCTCGCGCACCAAGAGCGGCGCCGACTACGTCGCCAGCCGCCTCAAGCAGGCCGGGCACACCTGCGCCGTCATGCACTCCGACCGCAGCCAGCAGGAGCGCGTCGACGCGCTCAAGGGCTTCAAGTCCGGCAAGCACGAGGTGCTGGTCGCCACCGACATCGCCGCCCGCGGCCTCGACATCGCGGACGTGTCGCACGTCATCAACTTCGACGTCCCGGAGAATCCCGAGGACTACGTCCACCGCATCGGCCGCACCGGCCGCGCGCAGAAGACCGGCGACGCCTTCACCCTCGTCACCGAGGAAACCTGGCGCGACGCGCGCAGCATCGAGCGCTTTATCGGCATGAGCATCGAGTGGAAGAAGGTCGAGGGCTTCAACTACACCTACTCGGGCATCTTCGACGGCGGCGGCATGCCGCAGGCCGCGCCTGAGAAGCCGAAGAGCCGCCTGATGCGCGGCGGCCGGCGCTAA
- a CDS encoding outer membrane beta-barrel protein, which yields MKHYITKIALFSLCLGLSTAKAAPFMAVGDNAELFVTAGALLSSDDNIYLGASGKSDTIYSFTPGLDLVFGKGSAVTGDVYYNEEIRRYSSQSKQNVNLATVGTRAAYSNGVSKADFNASYAEIAQNQVGATLSSDIARRNVTNLSGKTEFGLTEKTSLSIGLAYDKVHYVPVAFTSSDVLTIPVDVYFKATPKLDWSAGYSYRSTALSGSGDDSRDSFFNIGARGEFTPKLTGQVRVGYTARSFDRAGSQSLVGLSGGLTYAYSEKTSVLINASNDFGNSGTGDSTKNLSFGASIANHLSEQWALNAGLSWRSTKYPTRTDDYVEGSIGATYSYNAYLNFNANYIYRDNSSNMASAGTAFTNNVFSLGASVRY from the coding sequence ATGAAGCACTACATCACTAAAATCGCACTGTTCTCTCTCTGCCTAGGCCTGTCCACGGCTAAAGCCGCTCCATTCATGGCGGTTGGAGACAATGCCGAACTCTTCGTCACGGCCGGCGCACTGCTCTCTTCGGACGATAACATCTATCTGGGCGCCTCGGGCAAGAGCGATACCATCTACAGCTTTACCCCTGGTTTGGATCTGGTGTTTGGCAAAGGATCGGCCGTCACTGGCGACGTCTACTACAACGAGGAAATCCGCCGCTACAGCTCGCAGTCCAAGCAGAATGTTAATCTGGCCACGGTCGGAACCAGGGCGGCCTACTCCAATGGAGTTTCGAAAGCTGATTTCAACGCCTCGTATGCTGAAATCGCCCAGAATCAAGTCGGAGCAACCCTATCCAGCGACATCGCCCGGCGCAATGTCACGAACTTGAGCGGGAAGACGGAATTCGGTCTTACGGAAAAAACATCACTCTCCATCGGCTTGGCCTACGACAAGGTCCACTATGTTCCGGTTGCCTTTACGAGCAGCGATGTGTTGACGATCCCCGTCGATGTCTACTTCAAAGCCACCCCCAAACTCGACTGGAGTGCGGGCTATTCCTACCGGTCCACCGCCTTGTCGGGCAGCGGCGATGACAGTCGCGACAGTTTCTTCAATATCGGCGCCCGCGGTGAATTTACCCCCAAGCTGACCGGGCAAGTCCGGGTGGGTTATACCGCCCGCTCCTTCGACCGGGCCGGCAGCCAGTCTCTCGTTGGTTTGAGCGGGGGCCTCACCTACGCTTATTCCGAGAAAACGAGCGTCCTGATTAATGCCAGCAATGACTTCGGCAACTCCGGCACCGGTGACTCGACCAAGAACCTCTCCTTTGGCGCCAGTATCGCCAACCATCTCTCGGAACAGTGGGCCCTGAATGCCGGCCTCAGCTGGCGCTCGACCAAATATCCCACCCGCACCGATGATTATGTCGAAGGCTCGATCGGGGCGACCTACAGTTACAATGCTTACCTGAACTTCAACGCCAACTACATCTACCGGGACAACAGCTCGAACATGGCCAGCGCCGGAACAGCGTTCACCAACAATGTGTTCAGCCTTGGGGCCAGCGTCCGCTATTGA
- a CDS encoding HAD family phosphatase, translated as MKLDIPAGDFAGYIFDLDGTLVDTMPLHYRAWNRAMQHAGLKEELSEDLFYSLGGMPTRGVAKVFADHYGLTLDVEKVFHQKEALFLELKSEMKVIEAVVAFARKAVSQGRPVSVASGGPRDIVRHTLELMHLQDLFPVVVTPEDVVHGKPAPDMFLLAAKRMGVAPARCLVFEDAVPGIQAAEAAGMKWVRVPSRA; from the coding sequence ATGAAACTCGACATTCCCGCCGGCGATTTCGCCGGCTACATCTTCGACCTCGATGGCACGCTGGTGGACACCATGCCGCTGCATTACCGCGCCTGGAACCGGGCGATGCAGCACGCGGGATTGAAGGAGGAGTTGAGCGAGGACCTGTTCTACTCGCTCGGCGGCATGCCGACGCGCGGCGTCGCCAAGGTTTTCGCGGACCACTACGGGCTCACGCTGGATGTGGAGAAGGTCTTCCACCAGAAGGAGGCGCTGTTCCTCGAGCTGAAGTCGGAGATGAAGGTGATCGAGGCGGTGGTCGCGTTTGCGCGGAAGGCGGTGAGCCAGGGCCGGCCGGTCAGCGTGGCGTCGGGCGGCCCGCGCGACATCGTGCGGCATACGCTGGAGCTGATGCACCTGCAGGATCTTTTCCCGGTGGTGGTGACGCCCGAGGATGTAGTCCACGGCAAGCCGGCGCCAGATATGTTTCTGCTCGCGGCGAAAAGAATGGGTGTCGCGCCGGCGCGCTGCCTCGTGTTCGAGGATGCGGTGCCGGGCATCCAGGCGGCCGAGGCGGCCGGGATGAAGTGGGTGCGCGTGCCGAGCCGGGCCTGA
- a CDS encoding polysaccharide biosynthesis tyrosine autokinase, with amino-acid sequence MDTVPKAEKAQGSGEAYPYTYYGTSYSGYGSPGHGDNQMQRSMQDYVLILRERAWYIVLVFALVFSAATIFTFTRVPQYQSVASVQVFRRDPVVMQVQGVVDNEIRSAEDLNTQVKVLESFAIVQRVADRLTGEDLKAFLAPYQKSAASSPPSPAEIIFRERKIVPVRLSLVLQVQYAHPDRHVAAKVANLFIDEYIAYNSRLRIEDSMKAVDDLKERAEQQKKKVEELAINLQAYREKNKMVSLDQRKDIVTEKLKALNAYVTQTTSRLNEAEIRWRQVQERKATPAQLLDLPFISSSQLIGQLVQQVSAQKIVMSQLREHYRDKHPKMIEAVNSLAQTERELSRAIDSTAAMFEADFQTAKRNDEEARANLVRQESESLELDRYAVEYSNLVRDYDINEHLLNSILGRMRETSMSSTIETQSARVVDRAAPALKPFSPNIPLNLALGFLGGLALGTAFAFFVAYIDDRVKSSFDIESVVGLPLIGIVPEIKRLDQPEKAQIVANNQDKQVVESFLTLHSSLRLKDESKRAQAILVTSTIPGEGKSFTTTNLALTFAAHGEKVVIVDCDLRKPNIHKSFRLENLKGVIDVCAGTQTVDQVLCRNVHPNLDVIPAGGRAKNPTQILNSKNFELMLSELRKRYDRIFIDTPPLAAVSDALIILPLLDGSLFTIFFNRVRRKAAQFSARKLLEVNVPCFGAVLNGLNLAVSGYYYAQYYDKSYKDYYVTMAKQDPGTVER; translated from the coding sequence ATGGACACAGTGCCGAAAGCCGAGAAAGCCCAGGGATCGGGCGAAGCCTATCCCTACACCTACTATGGCACGAGCTACAGCGGCTACGGCTCGCCCGGGCATGGCGACAACCAGATGCAGCGCAGCATGCAGGATTACGTGCTCATCCTGCGCGAGCGGGCCTGGTATATCGTGCTCGTCTTCGCCCTGGTCTTCTCGGCGGCCACGATCTTCACGTTCACCCGCGTGCCCCAATACCAGTCCGTCGCCAGCGTGCAGGTATTTCGCCGCGATCCGGTCGTGATGCAGGTGCAAGGCGTGGTGGACAATGAAATCCGCTCGGCGGAGGACCTGAACACGCAGGTGAAGGTGCTGGAGAGTTTCGCCATCGTCCAACGGGTCGCCGACCGGCTCACGGGCGAGGACCTGAAGGCCTTCCTGGCCCCGTATCAGAAATCCGCGGCCTCGTCTCCTCCCAGTCCCGCCGAGATCATCTTCCGGGAACGCAAGATCGTGCCGGTGCGCCTGAGCCTCGTGCTCCAGGTGCAATACGCCCACCCCGACCGGCATGTCGCCGCCAAGGTCGCCAATCTGTTCATCGACGAATACATCGCCTACAACTCGCGGCTGCGCATCGAGGACTCCATGAAGGCCGTCGACGACCTGAAGGAGCGCGCCGAGCAACAGAAGAAGAAGGTCGAGGAACTGGCCATCAACCTGCAGGCCTACCGCGAGAAGAACAAGATGGTCTCGCTCGACCAGCGCAAGGACATCGTCACCGAGAAACTCAAGGCCCTCAACGCCTACGTCACCCAGACCACCTCGCGCCTCAACGAGGCGGAGATCCGCTGGCGCCAGGTGCAGGAGCGCAAGGCCACGCCGGCGCAGCTGCTCGACCTGCCCTTCATCTCGAGTTCGCAGCTGATCGGCCAGCTCGTGCAGCAGGTGTCCGCCCAGAAGATCGTCATGTCTCAGCTGCGCGAACACTACCGCGACAAGCATCCCAAGATGATCGAGGCGGTGAATTCCCTCGCCCAGACGGAGCGGGAGCTCAGCCGCGCCATCGACTCGACCGCCGCCATGTTCGAGGCGGATTTCCAGACGGCCAAGCGCAACGACGAGGAGGCGCGCGCCAACCTCGTCCGTCAGGAAAGCGAGTCGCTGGAGCTGGACCGCTACGCGGTGGAATATTCCAATCTCGTCCGCGATTACGACATCAACGAGCACCTGCTGAACAGCATCCTCGGCCGCATGCGTGAGACCTCGATGAGCAGCACCATCGAGACCCAGAGTGCGCGGGTGGTCGACCGGGCCGCCCCGGCGCTCAAGCCCTTTTCGCCCAATATTCCGCTCAACCTCGCCCTCGGTTTCCTCGGCGGCCTCGCGCTCGGCACGGCCTTCGCCTTCTTCGTCGCTTACATCGACGACCGGGTGAAGAGCTCCTTCGACATCGAGTCGGTGGTCGGCCTGCCGCTGATCGGCATCGTGCCCGAGATCAAGCGGCTCGACCAGCCCGAGAAGGCCCAGATCGTGGCCAACAACCAGGACAAGCAGGTCGTGGAATCCTTCCTCACGCTGCACTCCAGCCTTCGCCTCAAGGACGAAAGCAAGCGCGCCCAGGCCATCCTCGTGACGAGCACCATTCCCGGCGAGGGCAAGTCCTTCACCACGACGAACCTCGCCCTCACCTTCGCCGCCCACGGCGAGAAGGTCGTCATCGTGGACTGCGATCTCCGCAAGCCGAACATCCACAAGTCGTTTCGCCTGGAGAATCTCAAGGGTGTGATCGACGTGTGCGCGGGCACGCAGACGGTCGACCAGGTGCTCTGCCGGAACGTGCACCCGAATCTCGACGTCATCCCCGCCGGCGGCCGGGCCAAGAACCCCACCCAGATCCTCAACAGCAAGAACTTCGAGCTGATGCTCTCCGAGCTGCGCAAGCGCTACGACCGTATCTTCATCGACACCCCGCCGCTGGCGGCCGTGAGCGACGCCCTGATCATCCTCCCGCTGCTCGACGGCTCGCTGTTCACCATTTTCTTCAACCGCGTCCGCCGCAAGGCCGCGCAGTTCAGCGCCCGGAAGCTGCTCGAGGTGAATGTGCCGTGCTTCGGCGCCGTGCTCAACGGCCTCAACCTTGCGGTCTCCGGCTACTACTACGCCCAGTATTACGACAAGTCCTACAAGGACTACTACGTGACGATGGCGAAGCAGGACCCGGGCACGGTCGAGCGCTGA
- a CDS encoding metalloregulator ArsR/SmtB family transcription factor — translation MELIPIYECLCDPTRLRLLNVLAQGPLCVCHFQEILAEPQVKISKHLAYLRARGLVEVERQGNWMVYGLPAKPARELKANLACLQDCAQEDPVFKRDLARLKRLAPKFAETSPCGCS, via the coding sequence GTGGAGCTGATCCCAATCTACGAATGCCTCTGCGATCCCACCCGCTTGCGCCTGCTGAACGTGCTGGCGCAGGGCCCGCTGTGCGTCTGCCACTTCCAGGAAATCCTCGCTGAGCCGCAGGTAAAGATCTCCAAACACCTCGCCTACCTCCGGGCCCGGGGCCTGGTCGAGGTCGAGCGGCAGGGCAATTGGATGGTTTATGGGCTGCCGGCGAAGCCGGCCCGCGAGTTGAAAGCCAACCTGGCGTGCCTGCAGGACTGCGCGCAGGAGGACCCGGTGTTCAAGCGCGACCTGGCGCGGCTGAAAAGGCTGGCGCCGAAGTTTGCCGAGACGAGCCCGTGCGGCTGCAGCTGA
- a CDS encoding polysaccharide biosynthesis/export family protein, with product MRSRLIGLLPLLALLLGVLPAAETPAPTPTPAPTDYVLQPSDLIRVLIFQEPDLLREVRITQEYTINLPMIGTIDLRGRTVRQAEEIIRSLYDRDYLVNPQVNLTVLEYSQRTVQVVGAVNSPGSVVFPPEQKMGLVEAIARAGGQSRIADLKRVQLTRTSAEGKTETFTINVVDLMKGASGEQWLLLKGDVVLVPEKLF from the coding sequence ATGCGATCACGACTCATCGGGCTGCTGCCGCTCCTCGCCCTGCTGTTGGGCGTGCTGCCGGCCGCCGAAACGCCGGCCCCGACGCCGACTCCGGCGCCGACGGATTATGTGCTGCAGCCCTCGGACTTGATCAGGGTCCTGATCTTCCAGGAACCCGATCTCCTGCGCGAAGTGCGCATCACCCAGGAATACACCATCAACCTGCCGATGATCGGCACGATCGACCTTCGCGGCCGCACGGTGCGGCAGGCGGAAGAGATCATCCGCAGCCTGTATGATCGGGACTATCTGGTGAACCCGCAGGTCAACCTGACGGTGCTGGAATACTCGCAGCGGACGGTGCAGGTGGTCGGGGCGGTCAACTCACCCGGGTCCGTGGTGTTCCCGCCCGAGCAGAAAATGGGGCTGGTGGAGGCGATCGCCCGCGCCGGCGGGCAATCCCGCATCGCCGACCTGAAACGGGTGCAGCTCACCCGCACCAGTGCCGAGGGCAAGACCGAGACTTTCACCATCAATGTGGTCGACCTGATGAAGGGCGCCTCCGGGGAACAATGGCTCCTGCTCAAGGGCGATGTTGTCCTTGTGCCCGAAAAACTTTTCTGA
- a CDS encoding tetratricopeptide repeat protein produces MGAWLFLTFGAWLFVKYRRDFPEVKYVDLLWPGRWPQYRVNQGNHYIAQSEALLRQGDYTLAVQKLRIGVSKAPANTQGRTLLARVYLAYRRPDLAREVLIDGLACLPDNTAYLQSTLSFLLEFREDAKLLQITSRMLAAPTNSATKPLLATFAATAAYYHGNYDEAEHLLMRYRLGDTADGVLLQARIAWERGYPELALLHLKEHLTTHPQHDAALALLAGYYQSLGRSSEWESALVERVTGDPLAPAPRVAYLQLHHRRGDQVRLERETATFLRQFGRDPAALLLLADFAASTGQPALARRVQQSLAPYPENAGAAALMVAEAHIVAGEFKTALDLLAGSTREYPEWTSQFAPVLNGLQAVALSGLGRTDEARLSLDHLLTQKNLRADNLVAVANRLSTLGARELALAVLGRAAEADPLNQAALTHLIRLELDTGAAANLPVHLGQFLRTRQPSREILSRARTALGSDRLLLLPAQKDLLAALQTALGPRRL; encoded by the coding sequence GTGGGAGCATGGCTTTTCCTCACTTTTGGCGCCTGGCTCTTTGTCAAATACCGCCGGGACTTCCCTGAGGTAAAGTATGTCGACCTGCTGTGGCCCGGCCGGTGGCCGCAATACCGGGTAAATCAGGGCAATCACTACATCGCGCAAAGCGAAGCCCTGCTCCGGCAGGGAGATTACACCCTCGCCGTGCAAAAGCTGCGCATCGGCGTGAGCAAGGCGCCCGCGAATACCCAGGGCCGCACGCTGCTCGCCCGGGTCTATCTCGCCTACCGCCGGCCCGACCTCGCCCGGGAGGTGCTGATCGACGGACTGGCTTGCCTGCCGGACAATACCGCTTACCTGCAGAGCACGCTGTCCTTCCTGCTGGAGTTCCGGGAAGACGCCAAGCTGCTCCAGATCACCAGCCGGATGCTGGCCGCGCCGACCAACTCCGCCACCAAGCCTCTCCTTGCCACCTTTGCGGCCACCGCGGCCTATTATCACGGCAATTACGACGAGGCGGAGCATCTGCTTATGCGCTACCGCCTGGGTGATACCGCCGACGGTGTCCTCCTGCAGGCACGCATCGCCTGGGAACGCGGCTATCCCGAATTGGCCCTGCTTCACCTCAAGGAGCATCTGACGACCCACCCCCAGCACGATGCGGCCCTCGCCCTGCTGGCCGGCTACTACCAATCCTTGGGCCGCAGCAGCGAATGGGAGTCCGCCCTCGTCGAGCGCGTAACCGGCGATCCGCTCGCGCCGGCGCCGCGCGTGGCCTACCTTCAGCTCCACCACCGGCGGGGCGACCAAGTCCGGCTGGAACGGGAAACGGCGACCTTCCTCCGGCAGTTTGGGCGCGATCCCGCCGCCTTGCTGCTGCTCGCCGACTTCGCCGCGAGCACCGGCCAGCCCGCCCTGGCCCGCCGTGTGCAGCAGTCCCTCGCCCCCTATCCCGAAAACGCCGGTGCCGCCGCCCTCATGGTCGCCGAGGCGCACATCGTCGCGGGCGAATTCAAGACGGCGCTCGACCTCCTTGCCGGCTCCACGCGCGAATACCCCGAGTGGACCAGCCAGTTCGCCCCGGTCCTGAACGGCCTGCAGGCGGTCGCCCTGAGCGGACTCGGACGGACGGACGAGGCCCGGCTCTCGCTCGACCATCTGCTCACGCAGAAAAATCTCCGCGCCGACAATCTCGTCGCCGTGGCCAACCGGCTCTCCACCCTGGGCGCCCGTGAGCTGGCCCTCGCCGTCTTGGGCCGCGCCGCCGAGGCCGATCCACTCAACCAGGCCGCGCTGACCCATCTGATCCGGCTTGAGCTCGACACGGGGGCCGCCGCAAACCTGCCCGTCCACCTCGGACAGTTCCTGCGCACCCGCCAGCCTTCGCGCGAAATCCTCTCCCGGGCCCGGACCGCGCTCGGCAGCGACCGGCTCCTGCTGCTGCCTGCCCAAAAAGATCTCCTCGCCGCGCTGCAGACCGCCCTCGGTCCGCGCCGCCTCTAG